A single window of Malus sylvestris chromosome 5, drMalSylv7.2, whole genome shotgun sequence DNA harbors:
- the LOC126620664 gene encoding uncharacterized protein LOC126620664 isoform X1 → MVSLSTWCRYIAHKLEYSATLSLKNYHRGQITDKEMGDALFKNLFQGRLTYLHWNKGEEMAPSIGAQGGTLLVRKIPAADPKRVFVGDVVVLKDPEKPDSYLVRRLAAIEGYEMLSTDEKDEPFVLDKDECWVLADNENLKPKEANDSRKFGPVSMTGIVGRVIYCLRTAVDHGPVQNSHSSMRKDAPVLQVELDVDEMAKNHKA, encoded by the exons ATGGTTTCCCTCTCCACCTGGTGCCGGTACATAGCCCACAAGCTCGAGTACTCTGCCACTCTCAGCTTGAAg AACTATCACAGAGGTCAAATCACGGACAAAGAAATGGGTGATGCTCTTTTTAAAAATCTATTTCAGGGAAGGCTGACATACTTGCATTGGAATAAAGGAGAGGAGATGGCCCCTAGTATAGGGGCACAAGGGGGAACTCTTCTTGTTCGGAAGATACCAGCTGCAGATCCAAA GCGTGTCTTTGTTGGGGATGTAGTGGTCTTGAAGGACCCGGAGAAACCAGATAGTTATCTTGTCAGAAGATTGGCTGCAATTGAAGGGTATGAAATGTTGTCTACGGATGAAAAGGATGAGCCTTTTGTCCTTGACAAGGATGAATGCTGGGTGCTGGCTGATAATGAAAATTTGAAGCCCAAG GAAGCCAATGACAGTCGAAAGTTTGGGCCAGTTTCCATGACAGGCATAGTTGGCAGAGTCATATATTGTTTACGAACAGCTGTGGATCATGGCCCCGTGCAGAACAG CCATTCTAGCATGAGAAAGGATGCACCAGTTCTACAAGTTGAATTGGATGTCGATGAGATGGCAAAAAACCACAAAGCCTGA
- the LOC126620660 gene encoding structural maintenance of chromosomes protein 1-like, which yields MPSLVSQGKILRLELENFKSYKGFQTIGPFYDFTAIIGPNGAGKSNLMDAISFVLGVRTGHLRGAQLKDLIYAFDDREKDQKGRRAFVRLVYQLASGSELQFTRAITGGAGSEYRIDGASVTWEEYNAKLRSLGILVKARNFLVFQGDVESIASKNPKELTALLEQISGSDELKRDYEKYEEEKSEAEQKASLVYQRKRTIVLERRQKKEQKEEAEKHLRLQDQLKSLKKEHSLWQLFNIEKDIAKMTEELEAEKKSREQVMQEIDEFQLEANNKKKEQAKYLKEIAQCEKKISDRNSKLDKSQPDLLKLKEEMSRINAKIKKSEKELAKKEQERKRHKEDIKQLQKGIQDLTAKLEDLHEQGRDSGDKLKLDDTELREYFRIKEDAGMKTGRLRDEKEVLDRQQHADLEAQKNLEENLQQLRSREAELEEQEEQMQTRQKKIKENSAKHRDEAKNLDNELHAMQSKNSQARTKYENLKSKIDEIDKQLRELKADRYENERDSRLSQAVETLKRLFHGVHGRMTELCRPTQKKYNLAVTVAMGKFMDAVVVEDEQTGKECIKYLKEQRLPPQTFIPLQSVRVKPVMERLRNLGGTAKLIFDVVQFDPALEKAILFAVGNTLVCDELDEAKRLSWTGERFKVVTVDGILLAKSGTMTGGTSGGMEARSKQWDDKKVEGLKKKKEQFESELEELGSIREMQIKESETTGRISGLQKKIQYAEIEKKSIKDKLATLAREKQNIKEEIDRSSPELLKLKQAVDKRSKEINKLEKRINEIVDRIYKDFSKSVGVANIREYEENQLKASQYMAEERLSLSSQLSKLKYQLEYEQNRDMESRINELQDSISKFKKALERVQKEEAAAKSAAEKASGEIDQWKKEIQEWKSKSEGCEKEIQEWNKRGSTATTSLSKLNRQIHAKESQIEQLMSQKQEIVEKCELEQINLPIISDPMEIDSSPMGPVFDFSQLNKSHMRDRRPSEREKLEVEFKQKMDAVISEIEKTAPNLKALDQYEAIKEKERAVTEEFEVARIEEKEKTDMFNSVKQKRYELFMDAFQHISSNIDKIYKQLTKSNTHPLGGTAYLNLENEDDPFLHGIKYTAMPPTKRFRDMEQLSGGEKTVAALALLFSIHSFRPSPFFILDEVDAALDNLNVAKVAGFIRSKAREGARANQDDEGGSGFQSIVISLKDSFYDKADALVGVYRDCERSCSETLTFDLTKYRES from the exons ATGCCGTCCCTGGTCTCTCAGGGCAAAATCCTCCGCCTGGAGCTCGAGAACTTCAAGTCCTACAAGGGCTTCCAGACCATCGGCCCCTTCTACGACTTCACTGCGATTATTGGGCCCAATGGCGCCGGAAAGTCCAACCTCATGGACGCCATAAGCTTCGTTCTCGGCGTGCGGACGGGCCACCTCCGCGGGGCCCAGCTCAAGGACCTGATCTATGCCTTCGACGACAGGGAGAAGGACCAGAAGGGCCGCAGGGCCTTTGTCCGCTTGGTTTACCAGCTGGCCAGCGGGTCGGAGCTCCAGTTCACCCGAGCCATTACCGGCGGAGCGGGCAGCGAGTACCGTATCGATGGGGCGTCTGTGACGTGGGAAGAGTACAATGCGAAGCTCAGGTCTCTTGGGATTCTTGTCAAGGCCCGGAATTTCCTCGTCTTTCAG GGCGATGTGGAGTCTATTgcctccaaaaatcccaaggaACTTACTGCACTTCTTGAGCAGATCTCCGGGTCTGATGAACTCAAGAGAGActatgaaaaatatgaagaagaaaaatccGAAGCTGAACAAAAAGCAAGTCTTGTTTATCAGAGAAAGAGAACAATAGTATTGGAGAGGAGGCAAAAGAAAGAACAGAaagaagaagctgagaaacacCTCCGTCTGCAAGATCAACTG AAATCTTTGAAGAAAGAACATTCTTTATGGCAATTGTTCAACATAGAAAAGGATATTGCAAAAATGACTGAGGAGCTTGAAGCTGAAAAGAAAAGCCGCGAACAAGTTATGCAAGAAATTGATGAGTTTCAGCTAGAAGCAAACAATAAGAAGAAAGAACAAGCAAAATATCTGAAAGAAATTGCACAATGTGAAAAGAAGATTTCAGATAGAAATAGTAAACTTGACAAAAGT CAACCAGACCTTCTGAAACTGAAAGAGGAAATGTCTCGTATAAATGCAAAAATCAAGAAAAGTGAGAAGGAGCTTGCTAAGAAAGaacaagaaaggaaaagacaTAAAGAGGATATAAAACAGCTGCAGAAGGGAATACAGGATCTGACTGCAAAACTAGAGGATTTACATGAACAAGGCCGAGATAGTGGCGACAAACTGAAGTTAGACGATACTGAATTAAGGGAATACTTTCGAAT CAAGGAAGATGCTGGGATGAAAACTGGAAGGCTAAGAGATGAGAAAGAGGTCCTGGATAGGCAACAACATGCTGATCTTGAAGCTCAAAAGAATTTGGAAGAAAATCTTCAACAGTTGAGAAGTCGGGAGGCTGAATTAGAGGAACAAGAGGAACAAATGCAAACAAGgcagaaaaaaattaaagaaaattctGCGAAACATAGGGATGAAGCTAAAAATCTGGATAATGAACTGCATGCCATGCAATCTAAAAATTCACAGGCCAG AACGAAATATGAAAATCTGAAGTCAAAAATTGATGAAATAGATAAGCAACTACGGGAATTGAAGGCTGACAGATATGAGAATGAGAGGGATTCCAGGTTGTCTCAGGCAGTCGAGACTCTCAAACGCCTGTTTCACGGTGTCCACGGTCGTATGACTGAACTCTGTAGGCCAACACAGAAAAAGTATAACCTCGCTGTTACTGTTGCCATGGGTAAATTTATGGATGCAGTTGTAGTTGAGGACGAACAAACGGGAAAGGAATGCATCAAG TATTTGAAAGAACAAAGGCTTCCCCCTCAGACATTCATACCTCTTCAGTCTGTCCGTGTGAAGCCCGTAATGGAGAGATTGCGCAACTTAGGTGGTACTGCAAAGCTGATCTTTGATGTAGTTCA ATTCGATCCTGCCTTGGAGAAGGCAATTCTTTTTGCGGTTGGCAATACTCTTGTCTGTGATGAACTTGATGAGGCTAAGCGTCTCAGCTGGACTGGTGAGAGGTTCAAAG TTGTAACTGTTGATGGAATTCTGCTTGCCAAATCTGGCACAATGACTGGCGGTACAAGTGGTGGAATGGAAGCAAGGTCAAAACAGTGGGATGATAAAAAAGTTGAAG GactaaagaagaagaaagaacaaTTTGAGTCAGAGTTGGAAGAGCTGGGGTCAATTAGAGAGATGCAGATAAAAGAGTCGGAGACAACTGGTAGAATTAGTGGactccaaaaaaaaatccaGTATGCAGAGATTGAGAAG AAAAGCATCAAGGACAAACTTGCAACCTTGGCACGGGAAAAGCAGAATATAAAAGAGGAGATTGATCGCAGCAGTCCTGAACTTCTTaag TTAAAGCAAGCTGTAGATAAGCGGAGCAAGGAAATCAATAAGCTTGAGAAGAGGATAAATGAAATTGTTGACAGAATCTACAAAGATTTTAGTAAATCTGTTGGGGTGGCAAACATCCGTGAGTATGAGGAAAATCAACTCAAGGCTTCCCAATATATGGCTGAAGAGAGGCTTAGTTTGAGTAGCCAGCTGTCAAAGTTGAAATACCA GTTAGAGTATGAGCAAAACCGGGACATGGAATCACGAATTAACGAACTCCAAGATTCTATTAGTAAATTTAAAAAAGCTTTAGAACGGGTTCAGAAGGAAGAGGCTGCAGCCAAGTCAGCAGCAGAAAAAGCTTCTGGTGAGATTGATCAGTGGAAGAAAGAAATACAAG AATGGAAATCCAAGTCAGAAGGGTGTGAGAAGGAAATCCAAGAATGGAACAAGCGGGGTTCTACAGCTACAACAAGTTTATCCAAACTTAATCGACAGATACACGCTAAG GAGTCACAGATTGAGCAGCTGATGTCACAGAAGCAGGAAATAGTAGAGAAATGTGAATTAGAACAAATAAACCTTCCCATCATCTCAGACCCAATGGAGATTGATTCCTCCCCAATGGGCCCAGTCTTCGATTTTAGTCAGTTAAACAAGTCTCATATGCGGGACAGAAGGCCCTCTGAACGGGAGAAGCTTGAGGTGGAATTTAAGCAAAAAATGGATGCCGTAATTTCAGAAATTGAAAAAACAGCTCCAAATTTGAAGGCCCTGGACCAATATGAGgcaataaaagaaaaggaaagagctGTTACTGAAGAGTTTGAAGTGGCTAGAAtagaagagaaggaaaaaactgATATGTTTAACTCAGTTAAGCAGAAGAG GTACGAGTTGTTTATGGATGCCTTCCAACATATTTCCAGTAACATTGATAAGATATACAAACAACTGACGAAGAGCAACACACATCCACTGGGTGGGACGGCATATTTAAATTTGGAAAATGAAGATGATCCATTTTTACATGGCATTAAGTACACTGCTATGCCCCCAACAAAGCGCTTTCGTGATATGGAACAACTATCTGGTGGCGAGAAAACTGTTGCAGCATTGGCATTACTCTTTTCCATACACAG TTTTAGGCCTTCACCGTTTTTCATACTGGATGAAGTCGATGCTGCACTAGATAACTTGAATGTTGCTAAGGTTGCTGGATTCATCCGTTCAAAGGCACGTGAAGGAGCCAGGGCTAACCAAGATGATGAGGGAGGCAGTGGTTTTCAGAGCATTGTAATATCTCTAAAAGATAGCTTCTACGACAAGGCTGATGCTTTAGTTGGGGTTTACAGGGACTGCGAAAGGAG CTGTTCGGAAACTCTGACATTTGACCTGACCAAGTATCGGGAGTCGTGA
- the LOC126620662 gene encoding rho-N domain-containing protein 1, chloroplastic-like, which produces MLQGVRIIGYGPSDVKCLPCSGISGRVAPLYHCSSRFNHKSKSQIRIGSPRGACKGVSFTCRASSSGRNRNPDFPRQNRHGYSRSRNRKSVERDGFENLDESDVLSSKNGSLVSLSSNTKFGATASPGPREKEIVELFRKVQTQLRERSAVKEERKVEASQGHGKENATVDSLLNLLRKHSVEQSKRNSNSGSSNKDFTLDQPENNSRYSERKNTASFDSNNKASFDSNNLLKDEVEEPTASFSRPASNFQRKSPIPRLTYQAIYSEDDHIGNTVPHVNSTGKRTKNHVDRDPKPEPEPKLELEAELDHEPEHDAKFEFEPEPEPEQGISQLLEDQTSEDEISVPEETLIEGNENEGELVESRDLSTLKLPELRVLAKSRGVKGFSKMKKAELLELLSRSAV; this is translated from the exons ATGTTACAAGGCGTTCGTATCATCG GTTATGGACCATCAGATGTCAAATGTCTTCCTTGTTCAGGAATTTCCGGAAGAGTAGCCCCTTTATATCACTGCTCTTCTCGTTTCAACCATAAGTCCAAGTCACAGATCAGGATTGGATCACCGAGAGGTGCTTGCAAGGGGGTATCTTTTACGTGCAGAGCAAGTTCTAGTGGTCGTAATAGAAATCCAGACTTTCCAAGGCAAAACAGACATGGGTACTCCCGGAGCAGGAATAGGAAAAGTGTAGAAAGAGATGGCTTTGAAAACCTTGACGAATCTGATGTGCTTTCTTCTAAAAACGGGTCATTGGTCTCTCTTTCAAGTAACACAAAGTTCGGGGCCACTGCATCCCCTGGACCTAGAGAAAAAGAGATTGTTGAGCTGTTCCGGAAGGTCCAGACTCAACTTCGGGAGAGAAGTGCAGTTAAAGAAGAAAGGAAGGTTGAAGCTTCACAAGGGCATGGTAAAGAGAATGCGACCGTGGATTCCCTCCTTAACCTGTTAAGAAAACACTCGGTTGAGCAATCAAAGAGAAACAGCAACAGTGGCAGCAGCAACAAGGACTTCACGTTGGACCAACCAGAAAATAATTCCCGATATAGTGAAAGAAAAAACACAGCTTCTTTTGATTCAAATAACAAAGCTTCCTTTGATTCAAATAACCTTTTGAAGGACGAGGTTGAAGAACCTACAGCCTCCTTCAGCAGGCCTGCATCAAATTTTCAACGCAAGTCTCCCATTCCTCGGTTAACATACCAGGCCATTTATTCTGAGGATGATCACATAGGCAACACAGTACCACATGTGAATTCAACTGGGAAAAGAACGAAGAATCATGTTGACAGAGATCCAAAACCAGAGCCCGAGCCAAAGCTTGAGTTGGAGGCAGAACTTGACCATGAGCCCGAGCATGATGCTAAGTTTGAATTTGAGCCTGAACCTGAGCCTGAGCAAGGGATTTCTCAACTGTTAGAGGACCAGACCTCAGAAGATGAGATTTCAGTTCCTGAAGAAACTCTTATTGAAGGCAATGAGAACGAAGGAGAACTTGTTGAAAGTAGGGACTTGAGTACATTGAAGCTGCCAGAATTGAGGGTACTAGCAAAATCTCGAGGTGTAAAAGGGTTTTCGAAGATGAAGAAGGCTGAGCTTTTGGAGTTGCTAAGCAGGAGCGCAGTTTGA
- the LOC126620663 gene encoding 50S ribosomal protein L10, chloroplastic-like produces MEATLFSFPCSKPPSPSLTQTQPKSLLARPSTNPFLSLTSRPTRHHHHRLPTIRSAISRTKKEQTVETIKENLENCHLMAGIRYKGLTVKQFQDLRKVLPETTKLIVAKNTLVYKAIEGTPWEALKPCMTGMNAWLFVHSEEIPPAIKPYRDFQKEKKLDSNDFTGAVFEGKFYGPGDFKQLETMPTRAEIYAKLLGTLNSPASSLVGTIQAPARELVMLLKAYVQKLEEEGGGGQ; encoded by the coding sequence ATGGAagccactctcttcagcttccCTTGCTCCAAACCCCCATCACCCTCCCTaacccaaacccaacccaaatccCTCCTGGCCCGACCCTCCACCAACCcatttctctccctcacctcccGCCCCacccgccaccaccaccaccgcctcCCCACAATCCGCTCCGCCATCTCCCGCACCAAAAAGGAACAGACCGTCGAAACCATCAAGGAAAATCTCGAGAACTGCCACCTCATGGCCGGTATCCGCTACAAGGGCCTCACCGTAAAGCAATTCCAGGACCTCCGGAAAGTCCTGCCGGAGACCACCAAGCTCATTGTGGCGAAGAACACGCTGGTCTACAAGGCAATCGAGGGGACGCCGTGGGAGGCGCTCAAGCCGTGCATGACGGGGATGAACGCCTGGCTCTTCGTCCACAGCGAGGAAATCCCGCCGGCGATCAAGCCCTACAGGGATTTTCAGAAGGAGAAAAAGCTCGACAGCAACGACTTCACCGGGGCGGTTTTCGAAGGGAAATTTTACGGGCCTGGGGACTTTAAGCAGCTCGAGACAATGCCAACGAGGGCAGAGATTTACGCTAAGTTGCTTGGGACGTTGAATAGTCCGGCGTCGAGCTTGGTGGGGACTATTCAGGCGCCGGCGAGGGAGTTGGTCATGCTTTTGAAGGCTTATGTGCAGAAATTGGAGGAAGAAGGCGGCGGCGGGCAATAG
- the LOC126620661 gene encoding TOM1-like protein 2, translating into MDKLNLSQLGERLKIGGAQMGRMVSGKMKEMKEILQAPTPESKMIDEATLETMEEPNWGMNLRICAMINSEEFSGSEVVKAIKKKITGKSVVSQRLSLDLLEACTMNCEKVFSEVASEKVLEEMLRMIDNPQTDHENRRRAMQLIRAWGESEDLAYLPVFHQTYVSLRERSTDPLAQEGASPSLQSTLESYVHDPLSPPERYPVPDTGLHGGANHSDFPFNYQNVAVEDKKELLVVARNSLELLSSILNTETDPKTLKEELTLNMLDKCKESQPVIKRIIETTTDDEGMLFEALFLHEELQQIISKYEELEASQKSGIQQPENPAITWDEGMESGLNPGELPGNSNTTEREDLEDTQKHDGKLPENSSANEGSSSAQVGNRSETKIVDSSQQGTKSSSASEGSSSAEVGGKHSETKIVDSPHKDPRSSSEKLGE; encoded by the exons atggacaagttgaatcTATCTCAGTTGGGGGAGAGGTTAAAGATAGGTGGAGCTCAAATGGGTCGAATGGTAAGTGGGAAAAtgaaggaaatgaaggagattCTGCAAGCACCGACCCCGGAATCAAAGATGATCGACGAGGCCACTCTGGAGACCATGGAGGAGCCGAATTGGGGTATGAATTTGAGGATATGTGCAATGATCAATAGTGAAGAGTTTAGTGGGTCCGAAGTTGTTAAAGCCATAAAGAAGAAGATTACGGGTAAGAGTGTGGTGAGCCAGAGGCTGAGTCTTGACTTGTTGGAGGCTTGTACTATGAACTGCGAAAAGGTGTTTTCGGAGGTTGCATCGGAGAAGGTGTTGGAGGAGATGCTTAGGATGATTGATAATCCGCAAACGGATCATGAAAATAGACGAAGGGCTATGCAATTGATTAGGGCTTGGGGAGAGTCTGAGGATCTTGCATATCTGCCTGTATTTCATCAAACTTACGTG AGCTTGAGAGAGAGAAGCACCGATCCTTTAGCACAAGAAGGGGCTTCGCCCTCGTTGCAGTCTACCTTGGAGTCATATGTTCATGACCCGCTGTCTCCCCCTGAAAGATACCCTGTACCTGACACAGGATTGCATGGAGGAGCAAATCATAGTGATTTCCCCTTTAACTATCAAAATGTAGCAGTTGAAGAcaaaaaagaacttcttgttgtTGCTCGCAATAGCCTTGAACTTCTGTCAAGTATTTTGAATACTGAAACAGATCCGAAAACTTTGAAG GAAGAACTAACCTTAAACATGCTGGACAAGTGCAAGGAGTCTCAGCCCGTTATTAAAAGGATCATAGAAACCACTACCGATGATGAAGGGATGCTCTTTGAGGCCCTATTCCTTCACGAAGAACTCCAACAGATCATTTCCAAGTACGAAGAATTGGAAGCTTCTCAAAAGTCTGGAATCCAACAGCCTGAAAATCCTGCAATCACCTGGGACGAGGGGATGGAATCTGGTCTAAACCCTGGAGAACTGCCTGGAAACTCCAACACCACTGAGCGCGAGGATTTGGAAGACACCCAAAAACATGATGGAAAACTGCCCGAAAATTCCAGTGCTAATGAAGGCAGCTCGTCTGCTCAGGTAGGAAACCGTAGCGAAACCAAAATAGTTGATTCTTCGCAGCAAGGCACCAAATCCAGCAGTGCTTCTGAAGGCAGCTCATCCGCTGAGGTAGGAGGAAAACATAGCGAAACCAAAATAGTTGATTCTCCGCACAAAGACCCCAGGTCCAGCAGCGAGAAATTAGGCGAATGA
- the LOC126621667 gene encoding patellin-4-like, with amino-acid sequence MTEKKEEEETPLENVEDDRVEETEDESTHEEVSKNSPSEDQESDVEQEGGNVNSPSVEFKNKKKKKQRALMELRCRVEDAIVGNYLLGKPNKKLGPDESFRREMEPREITLWGVPLLPSKGHQGTDIVLLKFLRAKDYKVLEAFEMLRRMLKWRKEYKTDEILEEELGCDLKNVVYLNSVDKEGHPLCYTFYGPFRDRELYNRTFGSEEKRQEFLRWRVQFMERGIQKLSFKDGGVDSMVHVTDLKHSPGPDMKELRSLSNKTLVLLQENYPELIQKNIVINAPLWYYVVHVLRSRLLSQRTKKKFVFARPSNVTKTLLKFVEPEELPSQYGGLKREKDGDFTPEDKASRLKVKPSTNACIEIPVAEGGLTMVWDLTVVGWDVYYKEEFVPDDEGSYKILLQERKRLGQSVRNSFYISEPGKMVITIENWTFKNKRVLYRSKAKPTLPMYIYLNK; translated from the exons ATGacggagaagaaagaggaggaagagacaCCATTAGAGAATGTCGAGGATGATCGTGTCGAAGAAACCGAGGATGAAAGCACCCATGAAGAAGTAAGCAAAAATAGCCCTAGTGAAGATCAAGAAAGTGATGTAGAACAGGAGGGTGGAAATGTAAATTCACCGTCTGTCGAAttcaagaacaagaagaagaaaaagcagAGAGCCTTGATGGAATTGAGGTGCAGGGTTGAGGATGCAATTGTTGGGAATTATCTGTTGGGAAAACCCAACAAGAAGCTTGGACCGGACGAGAGTTTCCGGCGGGAGATGGAGCCGAGGGAGATCACTCTTTGGGGGGTGCCTTTACTCCCAAGCAAAGGCCACCAAGGCACCGACATTGTGCTGCTCAAGTTCTTGAGAGCAAAAGACTACAAGGTCCTGGAAGCGTTCGAGATGCTGCGAAGGATGCTGAAATGGCGAAAAGAATACAAAACGGATGAGATTCTGGAGGAGGAGTTGGGGTGTGATCTTAAGAATGTGGTGTATTTGAATAGTGTGGACAAGGAAGGGCACCCTTTGTGTTATACATTTTATGGGCCTTTTAGAGATAGGGAATTGTACAATAGGACTTTTGGTTCTGAGGAGAAACGGCAAGAGTTTTTGAGGTGGAGGGTTCAGTTTATGGAAAGGGGAATTCAAAAACTTAGCTTCAAGGACGGAGGAGTGGATTCTATGGTTCACGTTACCGATTTGAAGCACTCGCCGGGGCCGGACATGAAGGAGCTTCGTTCTCTTAGTaacaaaaccctagttttgctcCAAGAAAACTATCCAGAGCTCATCCAAAAGAAT ATTGTGATAAATGCTCCACTTTGGTATTATGTGGTGCATGTGCTCAGATCAAGGCTCCTAAGTCAAAGAACCAAAAAGAAGTTCGTGTTTGCCAGGCCTTCAAATGTTACAAAAACCCTTCTCAA GTTTGTAGAACCAGAAGAACTCCCATCTCAGTATGGTGGCctcaaaagagagaaagatggtGATTTCACACCAGAGGACAAAGCATCAAGGCTCAAAGTCAAACCGAGCACAAATGCCTGCATCGAAATCCCAGTTGCTGAG GGTGGATTGACAATGGTGTGGGATCTAACAGTGGTGGGATGGGATGTGTACTACAAGGAGGAGTTTGTACCTGATGATGAAGGCTCATACAAGATTCTGCTCCAAGAAAGGAAGAGATTGGGACAAAGTGTTAGAAACTCCTTCTATATTAGTGAACCTGGCAAGATGGTGATAACAATTGAGAACTGGACATTCAAGAACAAGAGAGTTCTATATAGGTCCAAAGCCAAACCCACTCTCCCCATGTACATCTACCTTAACAAATAG
- the LOC126620664 gene encoding mitochondrial inner membrane protease subunit 2-like isoform X2, producing the protein MVSLSTWCRYIAHKLEYSATLSLKGRLTYLHWNKGEEMAPSIGAQGGTLLVRKIPAADPKRVFVGDVVVLKDPEKPDSYLVRRLAAIEGYEMLSTDEKDEPFVLDKDECWVLADNENLKPKEANDSRKFGPVSMTGIVGRVIYCLRTAVDHGPVQNSHSSMRKDAPVLQVELDVDEMAKNHKA; encoded by the exons ATGGTTTCCCTCTCCACCTGGTGCCGGTACATAGCCCACAAGCTCGAGTACTCTGCCACTCTCAGCTTGAAg GGAAGGCTGACATACTTGCATTGGAATAAAGGAGAGGAGATGGCCCCTAGTATAGGGGCACAAGGGGGAACTCTTCTTGTTCGGAAGATACCAGCTGCAGATCCAAA GCGTGTCTTTGTTGGGGATGTAGTGGTCTTGAAGGACCCGGAGAAACCAGATAGTTATCTTGTCAGAAGATTGGCTGCAATTGAAGGGTATGAAATGTTGTCTACGGATGAAAAGGATGAGCCTTTTGTCCTTGACAAGGATGAATGCTGGGTGCTGGCTGATAATGAAAATTTGAAGCCCAAG GAAGCCAATGACAGTCGAAAGTTTGGGCCAGTTTCCATGACAGGCATAGTTGGCAGAGTCATATATTGTTTACGAACAGCTGTGGATCATGGCCCCGTGCAGAACAG CCATTCTAGCATGAGAAAGGATGCACCAGTTCTACAAGTTGAATTGGATGTCGATGAGATGGCAAAAAACCACAAAGCCTGA